The nucleotide sequence AGGTATCATGTAGATTTGTTCTGCAGGATAAAAGGATATGAAAACCTCTACTGTATTGGCGATGTCGCTGGTATGTATACACCTGAAATACCTAGAGGTCACCCTATGGTAGCGCAAGTGGCTATTCAACAAGGACGCTTAGTGGCTAAAAACCTGCTTAGAATGCACAAAAATAAAACTCCTAAGCCATTTAAATACAACGACAAAGGCAGTATGGCTACAATAGGTAGAAACCGTGCGGTAGTAGACCTGCCGAATTGGAAGTTTGCTGGTGTTTTTGCATGGCTTGTATGGATGTTTGTGCACATTATTTCTTTGGTGGGGTTTCGTAACAAGGTTGCTGTTTTCTTTAACTGGGTATGGAACTACTTTACCTATGACCGCGCTACTCGACTGATTATAAGGCCTTGGGTGAAACATGAACAAAAAAAGGAAAAATTAGAAAGAGATTCTATAAAGGTTCGGAAAGGATAAATAGAGATGCCTTGCCTGTATAACTGTTACTTTCTATTTCAATTTCAGAAAAGCTTGTTGCATTCTTAACCTTTAGCACCAGTTTAGATTGTGTACTTGGCAAAATTTCGTCTGGGGCTTGCGCTAGTGTTAGGTTTTTAGGAAACTTAATGTCTGTTATTTTTAAAGGGGCATTTCCTGTGTTGCTTAGCAAAAATGTGACTAAGCTGTTTTCTTGCAATGGGGTTTTGGCAACAGGCTTCTCTATAAATAAATGCGCATAGGCTGTATCTGATCTATTGATAATGGAGGTTTGCATTTCGACCCGCCTTGCTTTTGCTGCTGCTGTGCTGTATATGTCATTCGCCGGTGCCGTTTGATTGCTGTAGTCAATCGTATTAGTTTTATATGCTCCATAAGGAACTTCTGTAATTACCAATGACGGCAAACTGTCATTTGCGGTGTCGATGTATTTTTTAAGTACGCCACCATTAAAGGTTTTTAGATAATTTTTGATGCTCCGTATTCTTCTTAATGTTAAGTTGAAATTGTAGTTGTTAGAAGCTAAGGGTGATGCATGACCAGATAAGGTTATGTGTACTTGGTGATTTTGCTCTAGTGCTTCTAATATTTTTCCAGATAAGAGCTTCAGGTCTTGCATACCTTTTTCCACATGGGAAGAAAAGAAATGCTGAATACTTTCTTTCATTGCTGACGATATATCACTGTTGGTCGCCTCTTTTAGATAGGAAGGTTTTAAATCTATGTATGATGTATAAAGCGCTTCATAAGATTGCGATGTTTCTTGTAGTATAGAGTTTGGATCAGGTTGGTCGTTATGAAAATATAGGTTAATGGCTGAAAGGCCTTTTGGCGCCACTGGAGTTTTTTGGGCTATCCTTTGGATGGTATCAGCTTTAGGAGGCTTTTCCTCTTTTGCTTTATATCCCTTAGCTAGCCAAATGTCATTACAGCAGTTCTCGTTTCTTGAAGTTAGCGAACCTGTCCTGTTTGAAATGAATACAGCCCCTTCTTTATTAAAAGGCTTAAAATATAAATCGTTAGCACTTGAATTTATCGGGTAGCCAAGGTTTTTAGGTGTGCTAAGATTTCTCAGACTTCCTTTGCTTTGAAAAATGTCATACCCGCCTAATCCTTTGTGCCAATTGGAGCTGAAGTATAGTATTTTATTGTGCGCATCATAGTATGGAGAAATTTCATCCTCTAAAGTATTGACGGTTGGGCCCAGGTTTTTAGGAGCGCTAAATGATCCATTTTGCAGCATGCTATACCAGATGTCTAAGCCGCCCTCTCCGCCAGGCCTGTCCGACGAGAATAGAAGAACCTCTACACCATCAATTAAGACTATGGATGGATTTGTGGTTGTATACCCCTCTAAGTTAATGTTCAACGGCTGTGGACCTTTTTCTTTTTCTGTGTAGTAAATATCACACTTGAACAAATTGTCGCAAGCGGTAAAGTATAAGCGGTTGTTATAATATCCAGAGCAAGCATTAACAATGTGTTTGTCTTTCAGGGTAAAGTTTTCAAAGAGCGGTGTACGTTTTTGCCACTCTTTATTTTTATATATGGTTTGATGCAGTGTTAAATAGTTGCTGGTTTGGGTCTTTGCTTTCGGGTCAGTTTCGTCTTGAAAAGTGGAGTATAAAAGAGTGGTATCGTTTATAATACATAACCCTATTTCTGAGTAATCGGTATTCACGTTAGTGCCTGCATTAGTTATTTCTACCAACACCGAGTCTTTTACTAAGTGTTGCGCAAATTTGCAGGCTTCAATTTCTTGATTGGCCTTTTTGTAATACCATGTGTTTTTATTTTTTGTCTGTTTAGAATATTTTTCAAAGTACTGGTGTGCGGAATTGTAGTTGCCAAGATTTTTTAACATCATGCCCAGCCAAAAGGCACTTTCAGGAAAAGCCATAATGCTGTCTTTATAAAACACCTGCTTGTACTGTCGTGCAGCTTTTTCGTAATCAGCCCCTTTTTTCAAAGCCTCGGCATACGCATATTGTGTTTTTATGTTAGAAGGGTCTATGTCTAATGCTTGCTTGTAATATAAAGCTGCTCCGTAATAATCCTTTTCAGCATAAGCTTGTTCAGCATATATAAGATAATGCTTTTGCCCGTATGATGAAAAGCTAACCAGTAAACATAGCAGGGGTATGTATTTTACATAAATAGTGGGCATGTTTTATATTGCTTTCTATCCTGTTTTTCCGGTATAAGGTAAATCAGTGCAAATTCAAGGCCGCCCCTGAAATGGCTTGCTGGTACAAGGTTGCTGTAATTAAAGTCGTAGCTGGCCCCGATATATAGATCATTTATATCCATGCCTACAGAAACAATGGCGGCATCTCCAACACGGGTTGAAAGTCCAGCATAAAAGTTTTTGTTTTCATAAGGAGAAAATGACAATTTATATTTTACTTGTCCGCCTACTACTAATTCTTGAAAAGTGCCTTGCCTGGCATACATAGCGTGCGGTATAAGCCATGTCCTGCGAGTTACTTGTTGTGTTACTGAGCCATGGATTAACAAGCGCCTGTCCAGTCGGATGTCTTGGTTTGTGAAAAATGATTGCTCTGGGCGGTTAATGTTAAATAATGATGCGCCAGCATTGGCTTGTGTTTTATTCCTTCTAGGCTTGTATTCCCAGAAAAGGCCAGCTCCTAAGTTAAGGTATGTCAGGCTGGTGGTATGAAAAACCTCTGCATTTTCTATGCCTAGATAATCACTTTCAAAAACCAGGTCGTCATAATTTAAGGTTCTTTGGGCAATGCCTGGTTGTATTCCAATGTACAGGTCTTGGTTGTTGTCTAGAGAGATTTTCCAAGAGGTGGAAAAATTCACATGTAAAGTTGAGAACCTAGAGTCACCGGCTTGGTCGTAGAAGAACTGAAGCCCGGCTGCGGCTTTTTTGTTCTCTGTCAAATTTCTGGCTTCTGCAGAGGCTCCAAAGGTTTGATATGGAATGGTCACAGAGCGCCACTGAGACCTTCCAATGGCGGTAAGTCTGTAGCTTCCTTCAAAAGCACCAGTCATTCCTGGGTTTAACGTTAGGGGAGAGGCATAATATTGAGAAAAATGTATGTCCTGAGCTTGTGCGCTATTTAGAGTGAATAATGCAAAGCAAAAGAGACAGTGGGCGATATGTAGCGTCAGGGTTTTGATAATACACTTATCTTAGAAGGGTTATATTTCCTTTTTCGAAATACTTTCTTTCTCCCGGACATTTTGCTTCTAAATAATAAACAAACACCCCGGGATCTGCTGCACGCCCTTTGTAAGTTCCGTCCCAACCAATATCCTTGTTTTTTGTTTCAAAAACCTTTTCTCCCCATCGGTTATAAACGGTAAAGTAAAGCTCGTAAATATTCTCGCCTCGTACATACAGTATGTCATTTAACCCATCACCATTGGGAGAGAATGCATTGGGGACAAAAATATCCTGAGGGCCACAGAACACCTCTTTTACCACCACACTTAATGTAGTATCCCTTTGGCAGTTTTCAGCTACCGGGTCAGTAACAGTGACCGTCCATGTTGTATTGGCGTCAGGGTATACACCTACCCTCGGAGCGTTTGCATTGTTCAGCCCATCCGCCGGTGTCCAGTTGTAAATATAGCCATGTTCTGGTCTTACAGTTAATGTTACCCTTTCTCCTTGCCAAATGGTGTCAGCGGAAATCTCTGCCTCTAATGGGTCAAAGAAGAGTCCCGAAATGGATACATTGGCGGTAGCGGTTGCTGTGCAGTTGTCTTCGTTGGTGGCAGTAACAGTATATTGGGTCGTAGTGTC is from Cytophagaceae bacterium ABcell3 and encodes:
- a CDS encoding PorP/SprF family type IX secretion system membrane protein — translated: MIKTLTLHIAHCLFCFALFTLNSAQAQDIHFSQYYASPLTLNPGMTGAFEGSYRLTAIGRSQWRSVTIPYQTFGASAEARNLTENKKAAAGLQFFYDQAGDSRFSTLHVNFSTSWKISLDNNQDLYIGIQPGIAQRTLNYDDLVFESDYLGIENAEVFHTTSLTYLNLGAGLFWEYKPRRNKTQANAGASLFNINRPEQSFFTNQDIRLDRRLLIHGSVTQQVTRRTWLIPHAMYARQGTFQELVVGGQVKYKLSFSPYENKNFYAGLSTRVGDAAIVSVGMDINDLYIGASYDFNYSNLVPASHFRGGLEFALIYLIPEKQDRKQYKTCPLFM